The following coding sequences are from one Candidatus Binatia bacterium window:
- a CDS encoding tyrosine-protein phosphatase, whose protein sequence is MIYSRRHIALTAAVLMLLGPGSALARQAQNAANGGRAFAERVSENVGIARFALIRPGLARGGEPNQDGLRYLRDHGYRTVVSFLTNDAESSWVVSSGMRYVHIPMASSLFSAQPPTQAQVRQFLSVVTDSTQYPVFIHCHAGKDRTGAMSAIYRMEACGWTKDEALAEMDSFGFSGRYRRLRGYVEAYPGSAAPTTATAQAAPAPSP, encoded by the coding sequence ATGATTTATTCCCGCCGCCACATCGCCCTCACGGCCGCCGTCCTGATGCTGTTGGGCCCCGGGTCGGCGCTGGCGCGCCAGGCTCAAAATGCCGCCAACGGCGGAAGGGCCTTCGCGGAGCGCGTTTCCGAGAACGTGGGCATCGCCCGTTTCGCCCTGATCCGGCCCGGCCTGGCGCGCGGCGGGGAACCCAACCAGGACGGCCTGCGCTATCTCCGCGACCACGGCTACCGCACCGTGGTGAGTTTCCTCACGAACGACGCCGAGAGCTCGTGGGTGGTGAGCTCCGGCATGCGCTACGTCCATATTCCGATGGCCTCCAGCCTCTTCAGCGCCCAGCCTCCAACCCAGGCCCAGGTGCGGCAGTTCCTCTCCGTCGTCACCGACTCGACCCAATATCCGGTGTTCATCCACTGCCACGCCGGCAAGGATCGGACGGGCGCGATGTCCGCGATCTATCGGATGGAGGCGTGCGGCTGGACCAAGGACGAGGCGCTGGCGGAGATGGACTCGTTCGGATTCAGCGGACGGTACCGGCGGCTGCGCGGCTACGTCGAGGCGTATCCCGGCTCTGCCGCCCCGACGACGGCGACCGCCCAGGCGGCGCCGGCCCCCTCCCCCTAG
- a CDS encoding DMT family transporter, which produces MTALFTLFALAGFAANSILCRLALGPRAIDPASFTAVRLASGAAALALLAAARPRTRRRPSQAASWTSALLLFLYAMPFSFAYVSLGVATGALILFLSVQATMLAGALIEGERVHWLEALGILSALAGLVYLVAPGLAAPDPKGAVLMAAAGAAWGIYTLRGRRSQDAIGDTAANFVRSVPLAIAALALLWALARAAGRPVESRVTAGGLLLAIASGVLASGAGYAAWFAALRSLRALQAAALQLTVPVIAAAGGILLLSERISTRLVVSAALILGGVAMAVGGRAARTRVASRSSSPKALMG; this is translated from the coding sequence GTGACGGCTCTCTTCACGCTGTTCGCCCTCGCGGGCTTCGCCGCGAACTCCATCCTCTGCCGCCTGGCGCTCGGTCCGCGCGCGATCGACCCGGCCTCGTTCACCGCGGTTCGCCTGGCATCGGGAGCGGCCGCCCTGGCACTGCTCGCGGCGGCCCGGCCCCGGACGCGGCGCCGCCCTTCGCAGGCAGCCTCGTGGACGTCGGCGCTCCTCCTCTTCCTCTACGCGATGCCGTTCTCCTTCGCCTACGTCTCGCTCGGCGTCGCGACCGGCGCGCTCATCCTCTTTCTGTCGGTGCAGGCGACGATGCTCGCCGGCGCGCTGATCGAGGGGGAGCGGGTCCACTGGCTGGAAGCCCTCGGCATTCTGTCGGCGCTGGCCGGCCTGGTCTACCTGGTCGCGCCCGGGCTCGCGGCCCCCGACCCCAAGGGAGCCGTGCTCATGGCGGCGGCCGGCGCCGCCTGGGGGATCTACACCCTGCGCGGCCGGCGCTCGCAGGACGCGATCGGGGACACGGCGGCCAACTTCGTCCGCTCCGTGCCTCTCGCGATCGCCGCGCTGGCCCTGCTCTGGGCCCTGGCGCGCGCCGCGGGCCGCCCCGTGGAGTCGCGCGTCACGGCCGGCGGTCTTCTGCTCGCGATCGCCTCGGGCGTGCTCGCCTCGGGCGCGGGCTACGCCGCCTGGTTCGCGGCGCTCCGGAGCCTGCGCGCGCTCCAGGCCGCGGCGCTCCAGCTCACGGTGCCGGTCATCGCGGCGGCGGGAGGGATCCTGCTTCTTTCGGAGCGGATCTCGACGCGCCTCGTGGTTTCGGCAGCGCTCATTCTCGGGGGCGTGGCCATGGCGGTGGGGGGCCGCGCGGCCCGAACCCGCGTAGCATCCCGTAGTTCGTCGCCCAAGGCACTTATGGGCTAG
- a CDS encoding radical SAM protein: MHANLASIMPQVIAVWCEEEGHEVHLTCYTGFEDLDELIPADIDLVFISAFSQAAQFAYALSNQLRARGAVTALGGPHARCYPEDARKYFDYVFGFTDKETVRSALTDCAPHRPLGVLLDAKKHPATLPGVQERWKFIEPTLRKAPTFKIVPMIGSLGCPYTCPFCIDSTVEYQPLGFEQIKQDLRFLRTKMKHPRVGWHDPNFGVRFNDYINTIEEAVPPGSIDFLAESSLSLLSEPHLVRMKHNSFKAILPGIESWYSLGNKAGTGSKISGMDKVQQVSAHVNTVLRYIPYVQTNFVLGLDMDEGDEPFELTKRFIDMTPGAFPGYSLLTAFGKAAPLNLELQRAGRVSGFPFHFLNNNHAMNVQPKNYQWREFYDRVIDLTKYSFSWRSIARRFRGTKEPIPKWMNVVRAISTEGFGRIRYHSRVRELLDADPSFLPYFTGQSEKLPQFYVERIKRDLGPLWPHLPEGSLYHDPNAYLKTHNTALPISVG, translated from the coding sequence ATGCACGCCAACCTGGCGAGCATCATGCCCCAGGTCATCGCGGTCTGGTGCGAGGAGGAAGGCCATGAGGTCCACCTCACCTGCTACACCGGATTCGAGGATCTCGATGAGCTGATCCCCGCGGACATCGACCTGGTGTTCATCAGCGCCTTCTCGCAGGCGGCGCAGTTCGCCTACGCCTTGAGCAACCAGCTCCGCGCGCGCGGCGCGGTCACCGCCCTCGGCGGGCCCCACGCGCGCTGCTATCCCGAGGACGCCCGGAAATACTTCGACTACGTCTTCGGGTTCACCGACAAGGAGACCGTCCGGTCGGCGCTCACCGACTGCGCGCCGCACCGGCCGCTGGGCGTCCTGCTCGACGCGAAGAAGCACCCGGCGACGCTCCCGGGCGTCCAGGAGCGGTGGAAGTTCATCGAGCCGACGCTCCGGAAGGCGCCCACCTTCAAGATCGTTCCGATGATCGGCAGCCTCGGCTGTCCCTACACCTGCCCCTTCTGCATCGATTCGACGGTGGAGTATCAGCCGCTCGGCTTCGAGCAGATCAAGCAGGACCTGCGCTTCCTCCGGACCAAGATGAAGCACCCGCGCGTGGGGTGGCACGATCCCAACTTCGGGGTGCGGTTCAACGACTACATCAACACGATCGAAGAGGCGGTGCCTCCGGGCAGCATCGATTTTCTCGCCGAGAGCAGCCTCTCGCTCCTGTCGGAGCCGCACCTGGTCCGCATGAAGCACAACAGCTTCAAGGCGATCCTGCCCGGGATCGAGTCCTGGTACTCGCTGGGGAACAAGGCCGGCACCGGCAGCAAGATCAGCGGCATGGACAAGGTGCAGCAGGTCTCGGCGCACGTGAATACGGTGCTCCGCTACATCCCCTACGTGCAGACCAATTTCGTCCTCGGCCTCGACATGGACGAGGGGGATGAGCCGTTCGAGCTGACCAAGCGGTTCATCGACATGACGCCGGGCGCGTTTCCGGGCTACTCGCTGCTCACCGCGTTCGGAAAGGCGGCTCCGCTCAACCTCGAACTGCAGCGGGCCGGGCGCGTCTCCGGCTTTCCGTTCCACTTCCTGAACAACAACCACGCGATGAACGTCCAGCCGAAGAACTACCAGTGGCGGGAGTTCTACGACCGCGTGATCGACCTCACCAAGTACAGCTTCTCCTGGCGCTCGATCGCCAGGCGCTTCCGGGGCACGAAGGAGCCGATTCCCAAGTGGATGAACGTGGTGCGCGCCATCTCCACGGAGGGTTTCGGGCGGATCCGGTATCACTCGCGCGTGCGCGAGCTCCTGGACGCCGACCCGTCGTTCCTGCCCTATTTCACGGGACAGAGCGAGAAGCTGCCTCAATTCTACGTGGAACGGATCAAGCGGGACCTGGGGCCGCTCTGGCCCCATCTCCCGGAGGGTTCCCTGTACCACGACCCGAACGCCTATCTGAAAACACACAACACGGCCCTTCCGATCAGCGTGGGGTGA
- a CDS encoding PLP-dependent transferase yields the protein MRFETRAVHAGGEPDAETGALAPPVHLSTTFEHGPAGEARAGHIYIRESNPTQARLEAALAEIEGGEAALVFASGVAAGGAYLQALDPGAHVLFHRDIYYAFRTMAQEYLPRWGLEASSVDMTDLGAVRAAVRPNTRLFWAETPTNPLMQVLDLRALAAESARAKARLLVDGTFATPALQRPLELGADVVLHSTTKYLGGHGDILGGALVFRSRDDTVARVQHHRHILGPIASPFASWMVLRGLRTLACRVERQAASALALALALEGHPGLRSVHYPGLASNPGHEIARRQMSGFGAMMSLRVAGGREGALRAARGVRLFRNATSLGSFESLLEHRVSVESPDTTTPDDLLRLSIGLEHPDDLIEDLRQALAGA from the coding sequence ATGCGCTTCGAGACGCGGGCGGTCCATGCCGGGGGAGAGCCCGATGCCGAGACGGGCGCCCTCGCTCCGCCCGTTCATCTTTCCACCACGTTCGAGCACGGCCCGGCCGGCGAGGCGCGCGCCGGGCACATCTACATCCGCGAGTCCAATCCCACGCAGGCGCGCCTCGAGGCGGCGCTCGCGGAGATCGAAGGAGGGGAAGCGGCGCTGGTCTTTGCCTCGGGCGTCGCCGCGGGGGGCGCGTACCTCCAGGCGCTCGATCCCGGCGCGCACGTGCTGTTCCATCGCGATATCTACTACGCGTTCCGGACCATGGCCCAGGAGTACCTGCCGCGATGGGGGCTGGAAGCCTCGTCGGTCGACATGACCGACCTCGGTGCCGTGCGCGCGGCCGTCCGGCCGAACACGCGGCTCTTCTGGGCGGAGACCCCGACGAACCCCCTGATGCAGGTGCTCGACCTGCGCGCGCTCGCGGCCGAGTCGGCCCGCGCGAAGGCCCGGCTCCTCGTGGACGGCACCTTCGCGACTCCCGCGCTGCAGCGGCCGCTCGAGCTGGGCGCCGACGTCGTGCTCCATTCGACCACGAAGTATCTCGGCGGACACGGCGACATCCTGGGGGGCGCGCTCGTCTTCCGGTCGCGCGACGACACGGTCGCGCGCGTGCAGCACCACCGCCACATCCTGGGGCCGATCGCCTCGCCGTTCGCCTCCTGGATGGTGCTGCGCGGCCTGCGCACCCTGGCGTGCCGCGTGGAGCGGCAGGCCGCGAGCGCGCTCGCGCTCGCGCTCGCGCTGGAGGGGCATCCGGGCCTTCGGTCGGTGCACTACCCGGGCCTCGCATCGAACCCGGGTCATGAGATTGCCAGGCGCCAGATGAGCGGCTTCGGCGCGATGATGTCGCTGCGGGTCGCCGGAGGGCGCGAGGGAGCGCTTCGCGCGGCGCGGGGGGTCCGCCTCTTCCGGAACGCGACGAGCCTCGGCAGCTTCGAGAGCCTCCTCGAGCACCGCGTCTCCGTCGAGAGTCCGGACACCACGACTCCCGACGATCTCCTGCGGCTCTCGATCGGCCTGGAGCACCCCGACGATCTGATCGAGGACCTGCGCCAGGCGCTCGCGGGCGCCTGA
- a CDS encoding rhomboid family intramembrane serine protease, whose translation MSEPPTVSVRGLLFPKRGVSATELLLAANVTVAAVLFALLGSSYPYALRAWAGERWIDVHAHGAYGWLLPTLFLHAGPGHLTSNLLALVAAAGAVEFLMGGGWAVALYFLTGLGAAWISYTGHGAPPLSIGASGAIMGLVGCTVSFLIRRRRSFNYAQRWKVWRVYVPLFLLVFLPTLVHADVHAHIGGFACGLALGFFVPPHRRVALLAAVDSLRDEADTEAAAGEEEL comes from the coding sequence ATGAGCGAGCCTCCCACCGTCAGCGTCCGGGGCCTCCTCTTCCCGAAGCGTGGCGTCTCCGCCACCGAGCTCCTGCTCGCGGCCAACGTGACCGTCGCGGCGGTCCTCTTCGCGCTCCTGGGATCCAGCTACCCCTATGCCCTGCGCGCATGGGCGGGGGAGCGCTGGATCGACGTGCACGCGCACGGCGCCTACGGCTGGCTCCTGCCGACGCTCTTCCTCCACGCGGGACCGGGGCACCTCACGAGCAACCTGCTGGCGCTGGTCGCCGCGGCGGGAGCCGTGGAATTCCTGATGGGAGGAGGATGGGCGGTCGCCCTCTATTTCCTCACCGGGCTCGGCGCCGCCTGGATCTCCTACACGGGGCACGGCGCGCCGCCGCTCAGCATCGGCGCCTCCGGGGCGATCATGGGGCTGGTCGGCTGCACGGTGTCGTTCCTCATCCGCAGGCGGCGCTCGTTCAACTACGCGCAGCGGTGGAAAGTCTGGCGGGTCTACGTCCCCCTCTTCCTCCTCGTCTTCCTCCCCACGCTGGTCCACGCCGACGTTCACGCCCACATCGGCGGATTCGCTTGCGGCCTCGCTCTCGGCTTCTTCGTTCCGCCCCATCGGCGGGTGGCGCTGCTGGCCGCGGTGGATTCGCTGCGCGACGAGGCGGACACGGAGGCGGCTGCGGGCGAGGAGGAGTTGTAG
- a CDS encoding MFS transporter produces the protein MSPRGAPEDGGGARAALSRPDFRRLWIAHGVSQAGDGLTWLALVLTVNRLTGSAAMIATLSVVLTVPQLGLGLFAGVMADRWDRRRTMIVADLARGALVLGFLLIRDPGDLWLLYLLGFLQAIVGVFFNPARAALTPGLVAPAELLGANSLLQTTQVVGGLIGTALAGVLVPLAGSGWPAFVLDAASFLVSAGCVAGIRAGGIAATRADAPSIEEGRGILRELLDGLGLVFGSRVLLAVLISFAVASLGTGAVSVLFVPFLVNTLHVPAASVALARGAQVAGLLLGGAWAARSGLSRSSALLVGGGLAGIGLATVLLGVAPDLAFVLACLLLLGLFAMPMQSATNAILQRRTPNSLLGRVESAVDTMLLAVMMVSMGWAGLVADRVGIREVFFVAGALCVAGGAVGWVMLTRALAAEPDADDRTAETGWNGLSRRE, from the coding sequence ATGAGCCCGCGCGGCGCTCCGGAGGATGGAGGCGGCGCGCGCGCCGCGCTGAGCCGCCCCGATTTCCGCCGCCTCTGGATCGCCCACGGAGTGTCCCAGGCCGGGGACGGCCTCACCTGGCTCGCGCTGGTCCTGACCGTGAACCGGCTGACCGGATCGGCCGCGATGATCGCGACCCTCTCGGTCGTCCTCACCGTTCCGCAGCTGGGCCTCGGCCTCTTCGCCGGGGTGATGGCCGACCGCTGGGACCGGCGCCGCACGATGATCGTCGCCGACCTTGCGCGCGGGGCCCTGGTGCTCGGATTTCTCCTGATCCGCGATCCCGGCGATCTCTGGCTCCTCTACCTGCTCGGATTCCTCCAGGCGATCGTCGGCGTGTTCTTCAATCCCGCGCGCGCCGCGCTCACCCCTGGGCTGGTGGCGCCCGCCGAGCTCCTCGGCGCCAACTCCCTCCTTCAGACGACGCAGGTCGTGGGCGGCCTGATCGGGACCGCGCTCGCCGGCGTGCTGGTGCCGCTCGCGGGAAGCGGCTGGCCGGCGTTCGTGCTGGACGCGGCGAGCTTCCTCGTCTCGGCCGGATGCGTCGCGGGAATCCGCGCCGGCGGGATCGCCGCCACGCGCGCGGATGCGCCCTCCATCGAAGAGGGCCGCGGCATCCTGCGGGAGCTCCTCGACGGGCTGGGCCTGGTGTTCGGCTCCCGCGTGCTCCTCGCGGTCCTGATTTCGTTCGCCGTCGCCTCGCTCGGGACGGGCGCGGTTTCCGTGCTCTTCGTCCCCTTCCTGGTGAATACGCTCCACGTCCCCGCGGCCTCGGTGGCGCTGGCCAGGGGGGCGCAGGTCGCGGGACTTCTGCTCGGCGGCGCGTGGGCGGCGCGAAGCGGCCTGTCGCGTTCGAGCGCGCTCCTCGTGGGCGGTGGCCTCGCCGGCATCGGACTGGCCACGGTGCTCCTGGGCGTAGCCCCCGATCTCGCCTTCGTCCTCGCCTGCCTCCTCCTTCTCGGGCTCTTCGCCATGCCGATGCAGTCGGCGACCAACGCCATTCTCCAGCGCCGCACGCCCAACTCCTTGCTGGGACGCGTCGAGTCGGCGGTCGACACGATGCTACTGGCGGTGATGATGGTCTCGATGGGATGGGCCGGGCTCGTGGCCGACCGCGTGGGGATACGCGAGGTCTTCTTCGTGGCGGGAGCCCTCTGCGTGGCGGGCGGGGCCGTCGGGTGGGTCATGTTGACACGCGCCCTGGCCGCCGAGCCCGACGCCGATGATCGAACCGCGGAAACAGGCTGGAACGGCCTCTCGCGCCGGGAGTAA
- a CDS encoding lantibiotic dehydratase, which yields MTHTAPLLIVRVAGLPFEALAPLRGEEASAAAGALLDGLESRAADAERLSALLYEAAGAGVAPELAGARGAVLRLRRAIHHGRALSEGDLAKAAPLLSAELGSRMRAHRDAACAVERARAEYAAAYARCEAGGRAAIAAAARDPFVRAGLRLAARELLGRADALAGSWGQRERHAASKVLAYLGRFAAKTSPNGLFCATGIGRLGDAPAGVRDGRAVARLDFALHVGEARTITACLAVSPGAAAAIFPRANPTLRREGDRWTLWRPASPRRENDDEVRLEIKDHPVLRMFLEEATGRIPAGRVIETVSARVGQDTAPFYAKLVERGVLIAEVEIPWSERRPLRALAARCPGAPWAGELLAIEAEVDALAQAPISEIPARIDRVASRLEALPHARPLSGDDLVRCDAATGFEASLPAALLAGLERLLPLYARFYGAIYPERLTRETFAARFLKRYPPDAPIPVLDFYHGLFEPAAQAPLSAFVSAASGRSDSPRREAAGRAFERARDFFAERARRAEAAGADEVLLSEADWIEIAGDAPEPRFSCAALFQVAAPSAASAADRAARVCLNALFPGAGLSVARLAHLHRPAVEGEENPIVRVLEEGWARRARPGSAFAEVTFMHGGRTANAGLRPPLFPLEIELPGDRATEGREAIPLADLTATWDSAAGRFHLRSVSRGIEIVPVISSGINPEGFVSFLTMVGGQDLQPLGLLPGFDHPEVRRWPRFRFENVILFRRRWAFEASELPGGTTAEERFLETQRWRRAHGLPADLFVHTDAEPKPFYANLDAPLFVDLMRRSFPRAARVHVTEMLPGPADLWMAGTPSGGRHATEFLAHIDNLDPATSGTE from the coding sequence ATGACGCACACGGCTCCCCTGCTGATCGTCCGCGTGGCCGGCCTGCCGTTCGAGGCGCTGGCCCCGCTGCGCGGCGAGGAGGCGAGCGCCGCCGCCGGAGCGCTGCTGGACGGACTGGAATCGCGCGCGGCCGATGCGGAGCGCCTCTCGGCGCTCCTCTACGAGGCGGCCGGGGCGGGGGTCGCGCCGGAGCTGGCCGGGGCCCGGGGCGCCGTGCTCCGACTGCGCCGCGCGATCCACCACGGGCGGGCCCTGTCCGAGGGGGACCTCGCAAAGGCGGCGCCCCTTCTCTCCGCGGAGCTCGGCTCGAGGATGCGCGCGCATCGGGACGCGGCGTGCGCGGTCGAGCGGGCCCGCGCCGAATACGCGGCCGCCTATGCCAGGTGCGAGGCGGGCGGACGCGCGGCGATCGCCGCGGCGGCGCGCGATCCCTTCGTTCGCGCGGGCCTTCGCCTCGCGGCGCGCGAGCTTTTGGGGCGGGCCGACGCTCTCGCGGGCTCGTGGGGCCAGCGCGAACGCCACGCCGCCTCCAAGGTGCTCGCCTACCTGGGGCGCTTCGCCGCGAAGACCAGCCCCAACGGCCTCTTCTGCGCCACGGGCATCGGCCGTCTGGGCGATGCGCCGGCTGGAGTGCGGGACGGGCGAGCGGTCGCGCGGCTCGACTTCGCCCTGCACGTCGGCGAGGCGCGGACGATCACGGCGTGCCTCGCGGTTTCGCCCGGAGCGGCCGCGGCGATCTTCCCGCGCGCCAATCCGACGCTGCGCCGCGAGGGCGATCGCTGGACGCTCTGGCGGCCGGCCAGCCCGCGCCGCGAGAACGACGACGAGGTCCGTCTCGAGATCAAGGACCACCCGGTGCTGCGGATGTTCCTGGAGGAGGCGACCGGACGCATCCCCGCCGGGCGCGTGATCGAGACGGTCTCCGCCCGCGTCGGCCAGGACACCGCACCCTTCTACGCGAAGCTCGTGGAGCGCGGGGTGCTGATCGCCGAGGTGGAGATCCCCTGGAGCGAGCGGCGGCCGCTCCGCGCGCTCGCCGCGCGCTGCCCGGGCGCGCCCTGGGCCGGCGAGCTCCTCGCGATCGAGGCGGAGGTGGACGCGCTGGCGCAGGCGCCGATCTCCGAGATCCCGGCACGGATCGACCGCGTCGCCTCGCGTCTCGAGGCCCTGCCCCACGCCCGTCCGCTCTCGGGCGACGATCTCGTCCGCTGCGATGCCGCGACGGGATTCGAGGCATCGCTTCCCGCGGCGCTGCTCGCCGGTCTCGAGCGACTCCTCCCGCTCTACGCGCGGTTCTACGGCGCGATCTATCCGGAGCGGCTGACGCGCGAGACCTTCGCCGCCCGGTTCCTGAAGCGCTACCCGCCCGACGCGCCGATCCCGGTGCTCGACTTCTATCATGGCCTGTTCGAGCCCGCCGCGCAGGCGCCGCTCTCCGCCTTCGTCTCCGCGGCGTCCGGCCGATCCGATTCCCCGCGGCGCGAGGCCGCCGGGCGCGCGTTCGAGCGCGCGCGTGATTTCTTCGCCGAGCGGGCGAGGCGGGCCGAGGCGGCCGGCGCCGACGAAGTCCTCCTGTCCGAAGCGGACTGGATCGAGATCGCCGGCGACGCCCCCGAGCCGCGATTCTCCTGCGCGGCGCTGTTCCAGGTGGCGGCACCCTCGGCTGCGTCGGCCGCGGACCGCGCGGCGCGGGTCTGTCTGAACGCGCTCTTCCCCGGCGCGGGCCTTTCGGTGGCGCGGCTGGCCCACCTGCACCGGCCGGCCGTCGAGGGGGAGGAGAATCCGATCGTGCGCGTCCTGGAGGAGGGATGGGCGCGGCGAGCCCGCCCCGGGTCCGCGTTCGCCGAGGTGACCTTCATGCACGGCGGGCGCACCGCCAACGCGGGGCTCCGCCCGCCGCTCTTTCCCCTGGAGATCGAGCTGCCGGGCGATCGCGCGACCGAGGGGCGCGAGGCGATTCCGCTCGCCGACCTCACGGCGACGTGGGACTCCGCCGCCGGCCGCTTCCACCTGCGCTCCGTCTCCCGCGGGATCGAGATCGTCCCCGTGATCTCGAGCGGCATCAATCCGGAGGGGTTCGTCTCCTTCCTCACGATGGTCGGGGGACAAGACCTGCAGCCGCTCGGCCTCTTGCCGGGATTCGACCACCCCGAAGTGAGGCGCTGGCCGCGCTTCCGATTCGAAAACGTGATCCTGTTCCGGAGGCGATGGGCGTTCGAGGCGTCCGAGCTGCCCGGTGGAACGACGGCGGAGGAGCGTTTCCTCGAGACGCAGCGCTGGCGGCGAGCGCACGGGCTGCCCGCCGATCTGTTCGTCCACACCGATGCCGAGCCCAAGCCGTTCTACGCCAACCTGGACGCGCCCCTGTTCGTGGATCTCATGCGCCGCTCGTTTCCGCGGGCGGCGCGGGTCCACGTCACGGAGATGCTCCCCGGCCCCGCCGACCTATGGATGGCCGGCACGCCGAGCGGCGGTCGGCACGCCACAGAATTCCTGGCGCACATCGACAACCTGGATCCCGCGACGAGTGGCACCGAATGA
- a CDS encoding thiopeptide-type bacteriocin biosynthesis protein: MEPPPASDQGCLYSLLIVPRERHESILETFVAPLAASIQNHPDLDSLFFVRFSEPEWQLRFRVLGRRSWVEGDLRADVERRVRELESDGTIERHEFQRYDRELDRYGGETGMALAEKLFHVDSLACLDLVRIDRAGLLKKSRRELAMALVDRFMDLAELSARERIDFYKYGYGWALELKTWEAEELSALETRFQALRPGLERLFFGDAAEDPARFYGGAEAAAVAARFLEQARPIVESILREHRAGRIRQSLVHLLWSYTHMMTNRLGVEAVPEAILRFFMARMLEERAKTAA, from the coding sequence ATGGAACCTCCCCCCGCATCCGACCAGGGCTGTCTCTACAGCCTCCTCATCGTTCCTCGCGAGCGGCACGAGTCGATCCTCGAGACCTTCGTGGCACCCCTAGCCGCCAGCATCCAGAACCACCCCGACCTCGATTCCCTCTTCTTCGTCCGCTTCTCCGAGCCGGAGTGGCAGCTTCGGTTCCGCGTCCTGGGGCGCCGCTCGTGGGTCGAGGGGGACCTGCGCGCGGACGTCGAGCGCCGGGTGCGCGAGCTCGAGTCGGACGGCACGATCGAGCGCCACGAGTTCCAGCGCTACGACCGCGAGCTCGATCGCTACGGTGGAGAGACCGGCATGGCGCTCGCCGAGAAGCTCTTCCACGTCGACTCGCTCGCCTGTCTCGATCTCGTGCGGATCGACCGCGCCGGCCTCCTGAAGAAATCGCGCCGCGAGCTGGCGATGGCGCTGGTCGACCGCTTCATGGATCTCGCGGAGCTCTCGGCGCGGGAGCGCATCGACTTCTACAAGTACGGCTACGGCTGGGCGCTCGAGCTGAAGACGTGGGAGGCGGAGGAGCTGTCGGCGCTGGAGACCCGCTTCCAGGCGCTCCGCCCCGGATTGGAGAGGCTCTTCTTCGGCGATGCGGCCGAGGACCCCGCGCGATTCTATGGCGGAGCCGAAGCCGCCGCCGTCGCGGCCCGGTTCCTCGAGCAGGCGCGACCGATCGTGGAGTCGATCCTGCGCGAGCATCGCGCGGGCCGCATCCGGCAAAGCCTGGTCCATCTCCTCTGGTCCTACACGCACATGATGACGAACCGCCTCGGCGTGGAGGCGGTCCCCGAGGCGATCCTCCGCTTCTTCATGGCCCGCATGCTCGAGGAGCGCGCCAAGACCGCCGCCTGA
- a CDS encoding metallophosphoesterase: protein MTDGREPARLRIAAVADIHYPHSSDASTVPALARAVEQADVLLICGDLTHHGLVDEAVELAKLLSRIQIPILAVLGNHDFHSDQQEEIKRALKDSPVQVLDGDAVEIRGVGFAGVKGFASGFGRRVLEPWGEPVVKQFVREAVEESLKLGAALAQLRAETRVALLHYAPIVETVEGEPAEIHPFLGSSRLEEPLNRMQVSAVFHGHAHHGRPEGRTSAGIPVYNVSLPLLRRTQPGESPVRIVTIEIGAASPSSG, encoded by the coding sequence ATGACTGACGGCCGAGAACCGGCGCGGCTGCGAATCGCGGCGGTGGCGGACATCCACTATCCACATTCCAGTGACGCATCCACCGTGCCAGCGCTGGCGAGAGCGGTCGAGCAGGCTGACGTACTGCTGATCTGCGGCGACCTGACGCACCACGGGCTGGTCGACGAAGCGGTCGAGCTGGCGAAGCTCCTGTCCCGAATCCAGATTCCGATCCTGGCGGTCCTCGGGAACCACGACTTCCATTCCGACCAGCAGGAGGAGATCAAGCGGGCGCTCAAGGATTCTCCCGTCCAGGTCCTGGACGGGGACGCCGTGGAGATTCGCGGCGTGGGCTTCGCCGGGGTGAAGGGGTTCGCATCCGGGTTCGGCCGCCGGGTGCTCGAGCCCTGGGGCGAGCCGGTGGTCAAGCAGTTCGTCCGCGAGGCGGTCGAGGAGTCGCTGAAGCTGGGCGCCGCCCTCGCCCAGCTCCGGGCCGAGACGCGCGTGGCCCTCCTCCACTACGCTCCCATCGTCGAGACGGTGGAGGGAGAGCCCGCGGAGATCCATCCCTTCCTGGGCAGCAGCCGGCTCGAGGAGCCGCTCAACCGCATGCAGGTGTCGGCCGTATTCCACGGGCACGCCCACCATGGACGGCCCGAGGGGCGGACCAGCGCCGGCATCCCCGTCTACAACGTGTCGCTTCCCCTGCTCCGGCGCACGCAGCCGGGGGAGTCGCCGGTCCGCATCGTCACGATCGAGATAGGCGCCGCTTCACCATCTTCAGGGTGA